From the genome of Solanum pennellii chromosome 6, SPENNV200:
GACAGGCAGATTACCCGAGTGGTAAGAGCATATAAACTCTTCTAGGATATTAACAGCAGCTAGTTCTTCAGGAAAATGCATTTtatcacaaaaatattatagaaatCATTTGATTTAAATGGATAATTTGTTAGCTATCATTCAAGAATCATTCCATGGAACTTTTGTAAAGCCAACACCCGGAAAAAGAACAAAAGCATAACTAGCTTATAGATGCTCACCTAAGGTCTTTTGTATGATCAAGCTTGCGACTCCCCGTGATTGCAGACTCTGCATCTGTGGTCTCATACAAGAGAGACTTTTCTTCAGGCacattaactttaaattttctAAAGGATGCAACCAGCACTTGACATATGCGCGTCAGAGGGCTTCCTCCAGGTTTCTGGTTACGATACAATCGGGTACCAGAAAAGAAGCTTACTATAGCAATGGCCATGGTCACTGCTGGAATCCCAAAACCCCATCCCCACCCCACATTATCTTGTATCCAAACCAGCACAGAAGAAGCAACCAGAGCACCAATATTAATCGAAAAATAAAACCAGTTAAAGAAAGATGACTTGTGTTTCTTCTCAACCTCATCAGAATCATCAAACTGATCTGCCCCGTAAGATGAAACACACGGCTTGATCCCACCAGTACCCAATGCTATGAGGTAAAGTGCAACAAAGCAAACTGCAGTTTGCACTTCCTTTGGATGACAGACATCTTCCCCAGAACAGCTTGGCTTTAAGCCGGGAACAGAAGCTGACAATGTCAACAGAGTCATCCCCTGCAAGAGACATATATTTATGCTTCTAAGtttcacaacaacaagaaaaaatccAGCGTAATCTCACATGTGAGGTCTAGGGAGGGTAGAGTATATGCTTCTAAGTTTTACATAAAAGGATTTAAGTTGAAACTttgattatgtatatatttattctttcatttagacacctaaACTTAGGATTTTTCCGACACTTCTTGGTTGTATATTTGACACTTTTGAATAGGTTGAATGTTTAATCAGAACAACACTAAGTttaggtgtctaagtgaaaagtCTTGCCAATTATACACGAATCATTATAACTCGGAAAGTTAGTCAAGGAACTTTATCATAGGCTCCgaaaattattcattttccCCTGATTATTCATCCTATACACGTTCAGCATATCGGTGTCAGCATATGCAGACCCAAAGATTTGAAGTTTATGTGTTCAGATACTGCTGAACTCATTGACCACTTGAGTTACTAGGCTcgaaatttaatatttgtacatATTTACTAGATCTTTTAACACATACGTGGAGTCTAAACTAAAAGTACTGAGCTCAGACGAACCTATAGATCATATTGAACATTCGCCCGTGTTTGTACACATAATATGTTTAAGTTAGACCAAGTAAGGCAAGTGACAAAGTTACAGTAAACAGTAAATGTACTTCAACAACAGATGATAAAACTTACAATTACATAGATGATTGAGAAAAGAGCAATTGTCCAGTATCTTCCTAAATAAGCATCTGCTAGAAATGCCCCAATTAGGGGTGTAATATAACAAGTTCCAGACCAATTTGAGACATTCTTGGAAGCTGTAGCACTATGTTGATTGAGTCTTTTCTTGAAATACAACACAAGATTTGTACTCATACCATAATATGCCAATCTTTCACAACACTCATTTCCTGTCAACAAATATTAAGAATCAACACAACCCCACTtcagaaatttttattttttaaccaaaaacactcaaataattttctaaaaaaaggattttttttttttaatttgagtgTACCTAAGATAAAAGGGCAAGCTTTCCATGTTCCAGTTTCATTCCTTTTAGCAGGATTATTTCTGAAATCAACTGTACCATCTTTAGTATACAAATCATCTTCTGCAACAACTTCTCCCATAGCCTTTCTATATGCTgcaaatttgaattattttttaaaaaaaattcaagatattGGTATTTCACCTAAAAATATgaactttaaaataaacaagaaataaaacaaagaaaacataacaaaaaaatgGTATAGTAGTAGTACATACttgaatttgatattgtttGGTTTGGTTTCCAGCAGAGttggaaaatcaagaaaattgtgTGCTTTAAAAAGATAAGCTCTAAGAGTGAGCTGGATGTAGgaaatgatttataattgaaTCAAGgcagtaagtaatccaaaaagCTTTTTTGAATAAAGTTTTTCTCTTGTCCTAGCACTAGCACTAATGAGTTGACATGCGACTTCTATATTATGTAGATACTTCATGTGCAAACAATATTTTACGAAAGAATAatctaatttgatttaatttgaaatttaacgaaataaaaaaaagatttaatcatgtgattataaattaaacttatattaaatatattaaattgtgCTCTAATCTTATAATCTTAAATATGTCAAGTgaaaaattattacaaaaaaaaaattatttctttttaaataaattaaaaaggaaaggatatcattcttttcaaaagaaagggagtattatttaataaatcatAGGTAGTGGTATACCCCTTAAATCGAGGTTTCAGGTTTAAGTCCTAATATAAAAGGGAGTGTTATCTCCAAACGAGTTTGTGATGCACGATTCagatttaatcaaatttatatatcaggtggaaaatcataataatattatttaataaatatattgctCTCTCCATATTAATTTGTTTGatagattttctttaaaaaaaaactcttagACTAAATAtcttaattcaaaaaattatttattttcaaaatttcaaattaaattaacataaaaaaacaaattagaaCGGCAAACGCAATTTCGACTTAATAGTTATAGAGTATATACTAATGTTGAAAGTTGGCAAAACTGCCAGCTCACTGATTCGGCGCATGTGATTTAACCCTCCCAATATGAATTTCAACTAAATAAGTTGGTATTCAACACTAAGGTTTGCGActatataataatagtaataattaataataatgtgtTATATCTACGTTAGTAGtaagattatattaaaattgtattttataataTGACATTATCGTGATGATCTATTCATTTGTTTGCTTGTTTAATCATTCACACTTAAAAAAATCTGCATACGTAATAGACTTTCAACAGTGAAGTTGAGAAATGTCAAGTTGTGCGGCACTCAAAGACAAGCTCGATATGCCGTTTTGACTTGAGGTCAACAAAGCTGTGGTATAGATTTAGGTGGTCGATCGAGCATTATTCGTCGAaaagttatattatatatataaaaattttacgaattatattaatttagtagaatgtatttagaaaaataatgcatgcaCTAGCCttgtatattattaatttttttatactcGTTTTCAACCTAAGTTTAACTAATGTTTGCGTTAGTTATACGCTCTAATATGTACCAAGTGATTTCTAGTTATTAGTAATGTAATGATTTTAATGCATGCATAAAGATTCAAGTGCCTCTCAAaactttttttacatttttttccaTAATAATAGTGGAAGGCATCtttgtaaattaaattttttatgcaatGTATACTATTCTTTTATGCTTCAAACGAAACgaac
Proteins encoded in this window:
- the LOC107021037 gene encoding protein NRT1/ PTR FAMILY 8.1-like gives rise to the protein MGEVVAEDDLYTKDGTVDFRNNPAKRNETGTWKACPFILGNECCERLAYYGMSTNLVLYFKKRLNQHSATASKNVSNWSGTCYITPLIGAFLADAYLGRYWTIALFSIIYVIGMTLLTLSASVPGLKPSCSGEDVCHPKEVQTAVCFVALYLIALGTGGIKPCVSSYGADQFDDSDEVEKKHKSSFFNWFYFSINIGALVASSVLVWIQDNVGWGWGFGIPAVTMAIAIVSFFSGTRLYRNQKPGGSPLTRICQVLVASFRKFKVNVPEEKSLLYETTDAESAITGSRKLDHTKDLSFFDKAAVQTEFDHVKGNIDSWRLCSVTQVEELKSIIRLLPIWATGIIFSTVYGQMSTLFVLQGAAMDTRVGNSSFKIPPASLSIFDTLSVIFWVPIYDQIIVPIARKITGHKNGLTQLQRMGIGLFISIFAMLFAGILEFYRLKYVKRHNYYELEEVPMTIFWQVPQYFLIGCAEVFTLIGQLEFFYEQAPDAMRSLCSALSLTTIALGSYLSSMLVTIVMNITTKNGKPGWIPDNLNYGHIDYFYYLLAVLSVLNLGVYLVIAKWYTYKRPVGTLR